Sequence from the bacterium genome:
TCCCTTTGGGTTCATCCGCCGGTTCTGATTTTTCCGCTTTATCGCACGCAAAAAAGCACGCGCCGATAAGGATCGCACCAACGGCCATGATGTGTTTCATACCTGCACCTTTCTTTATATTGGAGGAATGCAAAAAACGTTTCTCTTAACGAATGTTGTCAGCCTTCAAATTCGGTACAGTTAATCCGGCTTCACGATTGCTAATCGTGCTCTACCGTTCAATTCAATGTAAGAAAGGGAAAAATTATATAACTTTAAGCCTGGTATTCGCAAAAAACATTTTTTGCCCGAGCGCTTTCGCACGTTCTCCGGGATCGCCGTGATGAATGATGCTGATCGTCGAAGCCAGGTTTTTCGCAATTTCCATAAATGCTTTTGCGTTGGGTGATTCGGGTTTGGCTATCACAATAGGTTTACCTTCGTCGCCGGCTATCCGCGTTTCGATATCCAGCGGAACTTCTCCCAGAAACGGCACTTCCATTTTGTCCGCCGCTTTGTGCGCGCCGCCGTACGAAAATATTTCCGCGCGGTGATGGCACTTTGGGCATTCGTAGTAACTCATGTTTTCAATGACACCGAGAATCGGAACATTCACCTTCTGGAACATGCCGACGCCGCGCTTTGCATCCATCAACGCAACATCCTGAGGCGTTGTGACGATCACCGCGCCAACCAGCTGTACCGCCTGCGACATAGTGAGCTGAGCGTCGCCCGTTCCGGGCGGCATGTCTACGATCAGATAATCCAGTTCGCCCCAGTCCACGTCGCGCATCAGCTGCGTGATCGCCTGTGCGACTATCGGCCCGCGCCATACCAGCGCCTGATCTTCCGGCATTAAAAAACCGATGCTCATCATTTGTATGCCATGATGTTTGATCGTGTCCATGCGCGTACCGTCGGTAGAAAGAGGTTTCTCATGAATGCCCATCATCAGCGGAATGCTCGGCCCGTAAATGTCCGCATCCAATAGCCCGACCTTGGCTCCTAGCAAACCGAGCGCAACGGCTAAATTGGTCGCCACCGTCGATTTCCCTACGCCGCCCTTTCCGCTCGCCACGGCAATCACGTTTTTTACGCCCGGTAAAAGCGCCGTCGTTTGTTTGGCGCCTTGAACTCGGGAGGTCATTTCAACGCTGACTTTGGTGACCCCCTGTAATTTGGATACTTCAGTGACGCATTGCTGTTTTAACAGGTCTTTGACAGGACAAGCGGGCGTGGTCAGTTCAACTTTGAACGACACGTCCCCGTTTTTGATCTCAATATCTTTGACGAATCCCAGGCTGACGATGTCTTTGTGCAGGTCGGGATCCTGAACTTTTTTTAACGCTTCAAGAATATTTTCTTTGGTTACCATGTTATCCTTTCAACTGGATTGTACTTTTTTTTTCGCGGTGCATATTAAGAAAAAACCGAGTGATTGACAAGTTAATTCAATTTAAACCGGATATAGCACTTGTTATTCAACGAAAAAAAAAGTAGAATATTCTGCTGTTTTATCAATATATACAAATTGGTTTGGAATTTATGCCGCTTAAAGCATTTAAAATGTATCATCCGCGCGATGAGGTGGAAGCGCTCGAAACGCACGGACAAAGTTGGTTATCCGACACGATCGAAGAAAATATCGGCCTGTGCGCTATGCAGACTATTGAACCGGTGTTTAACCGTCATCTCCCGAAGCAGGGAAAAATTCTAGAAGCGGGCTGCGGCCTCGGACGATGGGTTATTTACTATAGACGCAAAGGTTACGACATCATCGGAATCGATCTGGCCAAAGACGCCCTCGCGATGGCTAAATCATACGATCCATCCCTTCCGGTTTTCATCGACAACATCTTGAGATCAAATTATCCGGACGGTCATTTTGACGCCGTCATTTCGCTCGGCGTCGTTGAACATTTTGAAGAAGGGCCTATGGAAGCGCTGAACGAAGCGCATCGTCTGCTGGCGAAAGGCGGATTACTTTTTGTTTCCGTCCCGCTGCAAAACACATTCCGTAAACTATTGGTCAATCATTTGAAACGGATCAAGAAGTTCATCCGGACGCGAAAAGGCCGTTCGTACATTTTTGAAGAATACCGTTATACGCAGAAACAACTTGAGTGTTTTCT
This genomic interval carries:
- the apbC gene encoding iron-sulfur cluster carrier protein ApbC encodes the protein MVTKENILEALKKVQDPDLHKDIVSLGFVKDIEIKNGDVSFKVELTTPACPVKDLLKQQCVTEVSKLQGVTKVSVEMTSRVQGAKQTTALLPGVKNVIAVASGKGGVGKSTVATNLAVALGLLGAKVGLLDADIYGPSIPLMMGIHEKPLSTDGTRMDTIKHHGIQMMSIGFLMPEDQALVWRGPIVAQAITQLMRDVDWGELDYLIVDMPPGTGDAQLTMSQAVQLVGAVIVTTPQDVALMDAKRGVGMFQKVNVPILGVIENMSYYECPKCHHRAEIFSYGGAHKAADKMEVPFLGEVPLDIETRIAGDEGKPIVIAKPESPNAKAFMEIAKNLASTISIIHHGDPGERAKALGQKMFFANTRLKVI
- a CDS encoding class I SAM-dependent methyltransferase: MPLKAFKMYHPRDEVEALETHGQSWLSDTIEENIGLCAMQTIEPVFNRHLPKQGKILEAGCGLGRWVIYYRRKGYDIIGIDLAKDALAMAKSYDPSLPVFIDNILRSNYPDGHFDAVISLGVVEHFEEGPMEALNEAHRLLAKGGLLFVSVPLQNTFRKLLVNHLKRIKKFIRTRKGRSYIFEEYRYTQKQLECFLTSAGFEVIDVAVDDFFPPKNMGLFVDLPFLRDNTKKWELNPSGRLLNSLFRTFSPRFACAGLLWVCRKK